In Brockia lithotrophica, one DNA window encodes the following:
- a CDS encoding Amidophosphoribosyltransferase, with translation MKGGGLFALYLPPLGGGKGGPKVEEEVQSLASRAVHALLHRGGRVLGLTPPERRVSVPEGETEERGRDGGPRVAVGIGESSPVRLGSGALGALALALAEGGGWIDVSPSDVASGEGAVAYLGPLAPEEAEGVRAVLAGRPWPAALPSPYAAVMVERDGLSAVRDATGVYPLFVGRKGDLVALASETSPLEALGFSVSEVRAGQVSRWRWNGSEMRYIPRPLPGTPEGGEEPAPRRDANSFARGVCAFELLYVSRPDSRLFGVSLYAARKRLGEELARRAPAEADMVVYAPDTAFPQALGYAQTLGLPLEGVLVKSPAAPRSFLLAQGERDAVLEAKFALVRELVHGKRLVLVDDSLVYGSTAARLLKLLRDAGARAVHVRIASPPVTAPCVYGFFGPETPPMGVMSRGELAAHIGADSLAYLDFETFAALFPRGSVCTACLVPRDG, from the coding sequence GTGAAAGGCGGGGGGCTCTTTGCCCTCTACCTACCCCCGCTCGGGGGAGGAAAGGGGGGACCGAAGGTCGAAGAAGAAGTGCAATCCCTCGCCTCGCGGGCCGTTCACGCTCTCCTCCACCGCGGCGGGCGCGTCCTCGGGCTCACCCCTCCCGAGCGCCGCGTTTCCGTACCCGAAGGCGAAACGGAGGAGCGCGGACGAGACGGAGGGCCCCGCGTGGCCGTAGGCATCGGGGAGTCCTCCCCCGTTCGCCTCGGGAGCGGCGCGCTGGGGGCTCTGGCGCTCGCGCTCGCCGAAGGGGGCGGGTGGATCGACGTCTCGCCTTCGGACGTCGCGTCCGGCGAAGGAGCCGTCGCCTACCTCGGGCCGCTGGCTCCCGAGGAGGCCGAGGGGGTCCGCGCCGTCCTTGCAGGCCGCCCCTGGCCTGCCGCCTTGCCTTCCCCCTACGCGGCCGTGATGGTGGAGCGGGACGGGCTTTCCGCGGTTCGCGACGCCACCGGCGTCTACCCCCTCTTCGTGGGGCGCAAGGGGGATCTCGTGGCGCTGGCGAGCGAGACGTCTCCCTTGGAAGCCTTGGGATTTTCCGTCTCCGAAGTTCGGGCGGGTCAGGTGAGCCGCTGGCGGTGGAACGGAAGCGAAATGCGCTACATTCCGCGTCCCCTCCCCGGGACGCCGGAGGGCGGGGAAGAGCCCGCGCCTCGGCGCGATGCGAACTCCTTCGCCCGCGGCGTGTGCGCCTTCGAACTCTTGTACGTTTCCCGACCCGACAGCCGCCTCTTCGGCGTGAGCCTGTACGCCGCGCGAAAGCGCCTGGGGGAGGAGTTGGCTCGCCGGGCGCCCGCAGAGGCGGACATGGTGGTGTACGCCCCGGATACGGCCTTTCCCCAGGCGCTCGGGTACGCTCAGACCCTCGGTCTTCCCCTCGAAGGGGTGCTCGTGAAGTCCCCCGCCGCGCCCCGCAGCTTTCTCCTCGCCCAGGGGGAACGGGATGCCGTCCTCGAGGCCAAGTTCGCCCTCGTCCGCGAGCTCGTGCACGGGAAGCGCCTCGTCCTCGTGGACGATTCGCTCGTGTACGGCTCCACGGCGGCGCGCCTCCTCAAGCTTCTGCGCGACGCGGGGGCGCGCGCGGTCCACGTCCGCATCGCCTCCCCTCCGGTGACCGCCCCTTGCGTCTACGGGTTCTTCGGCCCCGAAACGCCGCCCATGGGCGTGATGTCCCGCGGGGAACTCGCCGCGCACATCGGTGCGGATTCCCTCGCCTACCTCGACTTCGAAACCTTTGCCGCCCTCTTTCCCCGGGGGAGCGTGTGCACGGCCTGCCTCGTGCCCCGAGACGGGTAG
- a CDS encoding His repressor, with the protein MNSQRLEKLRDSGLDSLFEAILTLETLEECYAFFDDLCTVNELKAMAQRFEVARMLMDGETYAAIEEKTGASTATISRVKRSLYYGSDGYALVMRKLKDRRGSSPPPSSKAAPPLQGEAGSRGVPHRKR; encoded by the coding sequence ATGAATTCCCAGCGGTTGGAGAAGCTCCGCGATTCCGGGTTGGATTCCCTCTTCGAGGCCATCCTCACCCTGGAGACGCTCGAGGAATGCTACGCCTTCTTCGACGACCTCTGCACGGTGAACGAGCTCAAGGCGATGGCCCAGCGCTTCGAAGTCGCGCGCATGCTCATGGACGGCGAGACGTACGCCGCCATCGAAGAAAAGACCGGTGCGAGCACGGCGACCATCTCGCGCGTGAAGCGCAGCCTCTACTACGGAAGCGACGGCTACGCCCTTGTCATGCGCAAGCTCAAGGATCGCCGCGGAAGTTCTCCTCCGCCTTCCTCAAAGGCGGCTCCGCCGCTTCAAGGCGAAGCTGGGTCGCGAGGCGTTCCGCACCGCAAGCGGTGA
- a CDS encoding Phosphoribosylglycinamide formyltransferase: protein MSAEEHADRLEIPPEWRPGAEPVPVAVFASGEGSNAVQLVRREGVYRVVALVSDRPEAPVVRKFRRLGREVFARSVRDFPDKAAFEEAILAFLKPFAPRWLVLAGYMRLVGPTLLGAYPWRILNLHPALLPAFPGKDAVGQALAYGVKVTGTTVHLVDQGVDTGPIVAQRSVDVRPTDTPKTLAARIKRVEHRLYPAVLSRILREGLVLEGRRVRFLQEGEPGV from the coding sequence GTGTCCGCAGAAGAACACGCCGACCGCCTCGAGATCCCCCCGGAATGGCGTCCTGGGGCGGAGCCGGTACCCGTCGCCGTGTTCGCCTCGGGCGAGGGGTCCAACGCCGTACAACTCGTCCGCCGGGAAGGCGTCTACCGCGTCGTCGCACTCGTGAGCGACCGACCCGAGGCACCCGTCGTGCGGAAGTTTCGCCGCCTGGGGCGCGAGGTCTTCGCCCGGTCGGTTCGGGACTTTCCCGACAAGGCGGCCTTTGAGGAGGCAATCCTCGCCTTTTTGAAGCCTTTTGCCCCGCGGTGGCTTGTCCTCGCGGGGTACATGCGCCTCGTGGGCCCTACGCTCCTCGGCGCCTACCCTTGGCGGATCCTCAACCTTCATCCGGCGCTCCTTCCCGCCTTCCCAGGCAAGGACGCCGTCGGGCAAGCCCTCGCCTACGGTGTCAAGGTGACCGGCACGACCGTCCACCTCGTGGACCAAGGCGTGGACACAGGTCCGATCGTCGCCCAACGTTCCGTGGACGTGCGACCTACGGACACTCCGAAGACGCTGGCGGCACGGATCAAGCGCGTCGAGCACCGTCTGTACCCGGCTGTGCTCTCCCGGATTCTCCGCGAAGGACTCGTCCTCGAGGGTAGGCGGGTGCGCTTCTTGCAGGAAGGAGAACCTGGGGTTTAA
- a CDS encoding Phosphoribosylamine--glycine ligase, giving the protein MHVLVVGSGGREYALGVALLRSPSVRRVSFTPGTDVMGVLGDVWRIPWSDPEEIAERVRAERVDLVVVGPEEPLAHGFADALRTRGIPVVGPGREGARLEASKVFAKELMREAGIPTAEFRVVERLADADELLAVGPYPLVIKADGLAQGKGVVVAGDEGEARTALGEMLEARRFGEAGSRVVVERFLEGVELTVHALVADGEAVLLPPARDYKRLGTGDVGPNTGGMGGFSPLPGYGPEAEARVRAEILDPLLASLERRGISYRGILYLGLMWTAEGPHVLEFNVRLGDPEAQILLSRATGDLGAVFAGLAEGRLRPDALRFCEERAVGVVVAAPGYPEAPVRGLPLPYPADPTLPVARGDTPLLRVYYANVRAAEGEDFARARRGVLRAHDARLVSQGGRLLTVVGLGEDWEEARRRAYAWASPFREAGFSLREDIADEEHLRRYAERFSAV; this is encoded by the coding sequence GTGCACGTGCTCGTCGTGGGGTCCGGTGGTCGAGAGTACGCCCTGGGAGTCGCCCTTCTTCGCTCGCCGAGCGTCCGGCGCGTGAGCTTTACGCCGGGGACGGATGTCATGGGCGTCCTCGGGGACGTGTGGAGGATCCCTTGGAGCGATCCAGAGGAAATTGCCGAACGCGTTCGCGCGGAACGCGTCGACCTCGTCGTCGTCGGTCCGGAAGAGCCGTTGGCTCACGGGTTCGCCGACGCTCTCCGCACGCGCGGGATTCCCGTGGTGGGTCCCGGACGGGAAGGGGCCCGCCTCGAGGCGAGCAAGGTGTTCGCCAAAGAGCTCATGCGCGAGGCGGGGATTCCCACGGCCGAGTTTCGCGTGGTGGAGCGCCTGGCCGACGCCGACGAACTCCTCGCCGTCGGCCCCTATCCACTCGTGATCAAGGCCGACGGACTTGCGCAGGGGAAGGGCGTCGTCGTCGCCGGCGACGAGGGAGAGGCCCGGACCGCCCTCGGGGAGATGCTCGAGGCCCGCCGCTTCGGCGAGGCCGGAAGCCGGGTCGTCGTCGAACGCTTTCTCGAGGGCGTGGAGCTTACCGTACACGCCCTCGTCGCCGACGGGGAAGCGGTTCTTCTGCCGCCCGCGCGCGACTACAAGCGCCTGGGGACGGGGGACGTCGGGCCGAACACCGGCGGAATGGGGGGGTTTTCCCCGCTGCCGGGATACGGCCCGGAGGCGGAGGCGCGCGTTCGCGCGGAAATCCTCGATCCCCTCCTCGCGTCTCTCGAACGCCGGGGGATTTCGTACCGGGGGATTCTCTACCTCGGACTCATGTGGACGGCGGAAGGGCCGCACGTCCTCGAGTTCAACGTGCGCTTGGGCGATCCAGAGGCGCAAATCCTCCTGAGCCGCGCTACCGGAGATCTCGGCGCGGTCTTCGCCGGGCTCGCCGAGGGCCGCCTTCGTCCCGACGCCCTCCGCTTTTGCGAGGAACGGGCGGTGGGCGTCGTCGTCGCCGCGCCCGGCTATCCGGAAGCTCCGGTTCGGGGACTTCCCCTTCCCTATCCCGCCGATCCGACGCTCCCCGTGGCCCGGGGGGATACCCCCCTCCTTCGTGTATACTACGCCAACGTGCGCGCGGCAGAGGGGGAGGACTTCGCGCGCGCCCGGCGCGGGGTCCTCCGTGCGCACGATGCCCGCCTCGTTTCCCAGGGCGGTCGCCTCCTCACGGTGGTGGGGTTGGGCGAGGATTGGGAAGAAGCGCGCCGCCGCGCGTACGCGTGGGCGTCCCCGTTTCGGGAGGCGGGCTTTTCCCTGCGCGAGGACATCGCCGACGAAGAACACCTTCGGCGGTATGCCGAGCGTTTTTCGGCCGTATGA
- a CDS encoding IMP cyclohydrolase yields MSVRRALMSLYTKPPYLPFARELAARGVELYASGGTAAYLREAGLPVVSLDTLTGFSELLGGRVKTLHPRVFAGILARPTPGDLSSVEAAGGVPFDLVVVDLYPFEDARDRGLRGEELVELVDVGGVALLRAAAKAHARVFVVSSPADVPLALEGLDASPERALAVRRALAERAFRRTAFYDLAIAFAFREGRFEEPGKASPVDGPDASDARGLSEDAEARAGIAPSPWEEALAVGGATVSPGGGASEASSALPRAVAFWGVEGKELRYGENPHQRGAFFRLAGAAGPSLADLRLLSGKPLSYTNYLDIERALRLLADLEADFSAPTAVVLKHASPAAAAIGADVFQAYRRAHDADPVSIFGGVVAVNRPADEALVRALAEIFLDVVLLPEGTDPELLEPLTRKKNLRVFVYPREFLRPAEDLDLRSVRGGLLVSVRERRAPSFRIVGAHPVPEELWPSVRLAWTVSAHVTSNAIVLARDGVTVGVGAGQPNRVGSAEIALRQAGERARGAVLASDGFLPFPDTVELAGAAGVRAIVQPGGSVRDSEVIRAADAAGIAMVFTDVRVFRH; encoded by the coding sequence ATGTCCGTACGCCGCGCGCTCATGAGCCTCTACACGAAGCCGCCCTACCTGCCCTTTGCCCGCGAGCTGGCAGCCCGCGGGGTGGAACTCTACGCTTCCGGGGGTACGGCGGCCTACCTGCGGGAGGCCGGGCTTCCCGTGGTCTCCCTCGACACGTTGACCGGATTTTCCGAGCTCTTGGGAGGGCGCGTAAAGACGCTGCACCCCCGCGTGTTTGCGGGGATCCTCGCGCGACCTACGCCCGGGGACCTCTCTTCCGTGGAGGCGGCGGGAGGGGTACCGTTCGACCTCGTCGTCGTCGACCTCTACCCGTTCGAAGACGCGCGGGACAGGGGCCTGCGCGGCGAAGAGCTCGTCGAGCTCGTCGACGTCGGCGGCGTCGCCCTCCTCCGCGCCGCGGCGAAAGCCCACGCGCGCGTCTTCGTCGTCTCTTCCCCTGCAGACGTCCCCCTCGCCCTCGAGGGGTTGGACGCTTCCCCGGAGCGTGCCCTCGCCGTGCGGCGCGCGCTCGCCGAACGCGCGTTCCGCCGCACGGCCTTCTACGATCTGGCGATCGCTTTCGCCTTTCGGGAGGGCCGTTTCGAAGAACCGGGAAAAGCTTCGCCCGTGGACGGCCCCGATGCGTCGGACGCCCGGGGCCTTTCGGAAGATGCGGAGGCACGGGCGGGAATCGCCCCTTCCCCTTGGGAAGAAGCTCTCGCCGTCGGAGGGGCGACGGTTTCCCCGGGTGGGGGAGCGTCGGAGGCTTCTTCGGCCCTGCCTCGGGCGGTCGCCTTTTGGGGCGTGGAAGGGAAAGAGCTCCGCTACGGCGAAAACCCCCATCAGCGCGGTGCGTTTTTCCGCCTCGCCGGAGCCGCGGGACCTTCGTTGGCCGATCTTCGCCTCCTGAGCGGGAAGCCCCTCTCCTACACGAACTACCTCGACATCGAACGGGCCCTTCGCCTTCTCGCCGACCTCGAAGCGGACTTTTCCGCCCCGACCGCGGTGGTCCTCAAACACGCGTCGCCTGCGGCGGCGGCGATCGGCGCAGACGTCTTCCAGGCTTACCGCCGGGCACACGACGCCGACCCCGTATCCATCTTCGGCGGAGTCGTGGCCGTAAACCGGCCCGCCGACGAGGCGCTCGTGCGCGCGCTGGCGGAAATCTTCCTCGACGTCGTCCTCCTCCCGGAAGGGACGGACCCTGAGCTCCTCGAACCCCTCACGCGCAAGAAAAACCTGCGCGTCTTTGTGTACCCTCGGGAGTTCCTCCGCCCCGCGGAAGATCTCGACCTTCGGAGCGTCCGCGGGGGGCTCCTCGTCTCCGTGCGCGAACGGCGCGCGCCGTCCTTCCGGATCGTGGGCGCCCACCCGGTTCCGGAAGAGCTCTGGCCGAGCGTGCGCCTCGCCTGGACGGTGTCCGCCCATGTGACGTCGAACGCCATCGTCCTCGCCCGGGACGGGGTCACGGTAGGGGTGGGGGCGGGGCAGCCCAACCGCGTGGGTTCGGCGGAGATCGCCCTGCGCCAGGCAGGCGAGCGCGCCCGCGGGGCCGTCCTCGCGTCGGACGGGTTTCTGCCCTTTCCCGATACCGTAGAGCTCGCCGGTGCCGCGGGTGTGCGGGCGATCGTTCAGCCCGGCGGTTCCGTGCGCGACTCGGAGGTCATTCGGGCGGCCGACGCGGCGGGTATCGCCATGGTCTTCACGGACGTCCGCGTCTTTCGTCACTGA
- a CDS encoding Phosphoribosylformylglycinamidine cyclo-ligase — MERPREPGSGASGYAEAYRRAGVDLDRGAEVVRRVAELVRGTHGPEVLRGIGAFAGAIRLPDGLDDPVLFASADGVGTKLLLAQAHGRLEVAGWDLVAMNVNDLAAEGAQPLFFLDYVAMGRLDPDAIERLIAGMVDALREVGAVLLGGETAELPGMLPEGSLELAGFAVGVAPRASLARPAPAAGDLLLGLASSGFHANGYSLLRALLARDPDLFTPEELLTPTRLYVHQAAAAFAAGAKAAAHITGGGFPENLARVFPSTLAAEVAVEAWEVPEIFRRAQAAANLDDREAYAVWNQGIGFVFVVAPERLGDVRRALEDLGEKPVVLGRLVEQGQGGEGGAVRFRYGGHLPA, encoded by the coding sequence ATGGAGCGGCCACGCGAGCCGGGTTCCGGTGCGTCGGGTTACGCCGAAGCCTACCGCCGCGCCGGCGTCGATCTCGATCGGGGTGCGGAAGTCGTCCGACGCGTAGCCGAACTCGTCCGAGGCACGCACGGCCCGGAAGTTTTGCGCGGAATCGGTGCCTTTGCCGGCGCGATTCGCCTGCCGGACGGGCTCGACGACCCCGTGCTCTTCGCCTCGGCCGACGGCGTAGGGACGAAGCTCCTTCTCGCCCAGGCCCACGGTCGCCTCGAAGTTGCCGGTTGGGACCTCGTGGCGATGAACGTGAACGACCTGGCGGCGGAAGGAGCACAGCCGCTCTTCTTCCTCGACTACGTAGCCATGGGTCGCCTCGATCCCGACGCGATCGAACGCCTCATCGCGGGCATGGTCGACGCCCTTCGTGAGGTCGGGGCAGTTCTCCTGGGGGGCGAAACCGCCGAACTTCCGGGAATGCTTCCGGAAGGCTCCCTCGAGCTTGCGGGGTTTGCGGTGGGCGTCGCCCCCCGAGCCTCCCTCGCGCGTCCGGCGCCGGCCGCCGGCGACCTCCTTCTTGGCCTTGCGAGTTCCGGGTTTCACGCAAACGGCTACAGCCTTCTTCGCGCCCTCCTCGCCCGCGACCCGGACCTCTTCACCCCCGAAGAGCTCCTCACCCCGACGCGGCTCTACGTTCACCAGGCCGCGGCGGCCTTTGCCGCGGGCGCCAAGGCCGCCGCGCACATCACCGGCGGGGGGTTTCCCGAAAACCTTGCACGCGTGTTTCCCTCCACGCTCGCGGCGGAAGTCGCGGTCGAGGCGTGGGAAGTTCCCGAAATCTTTCGGCGCGCGCAGGCGGCCGCAAACCTCGACGACCGCGAGGCGTATGCCGTGTGGAATCAGGGGATCGGTTTCGTCTTCGTCGTCGCCCCCGAACGCCTCGGCGACGTGCGGCGGGCGCTTGAGGATCTCGGAGAAAAGCCGGTCGTCCTCGGTCGCCTCGTAGAACAGGGCCAGGGCGGGGAAGGGGGCGCCGTACGTTTCCGGTACGGCGGACACCTCCCCGCGTGA
- a CDS encoding ATP-dependent DNA helicase UvrD/PcrA gives MEELLRNLSPEQREAVKTTEGPVLVVAGAGSGKTRVLTHRIAYLIARGVPPSRILAITFTNKAAREMKERSVALVGEAALEVWISTFHSLAARLLRIGGEAIGLPQNFTILDTDDVRSLFRQILEELNLDPKREDPRHFAATISRLKNEGTSPEDYLKRFDPTHPAERRLAQIYLRYEEKKAKAGSLDFDDLLLRAVELLEHEAGARLAARFRYIHVDEYQDTNPLQYRLLRALTREHDNLFVVGDADQSIYTWRGADPRIFHSFAADYPGAKVITLERNYRSTQRILDAANALIRHNPGRPPKDLWTENDGGEPVRVLFAGNQAEEAEAVVKRIDALTREGYALGDIAVLYRTNGQSRTVEEALLSAGIPYRIVGGLRFYERKEIKDILAYLRLIANPGDDLSFLRVVNEPRRGLGESTLARLRSFAESMGSSLFLAACRADEADIPRSKAKVLIGFCTLLRDLGARARELPLARFVDEVLEATGYRASLLALPEPERAARLENVQEFLNMASSFQALHPEADLASFLSEMALLTDVDTYEGAEDRVTLLTLHAAKGLEFPVVFIIGLEEGLLPHHLSLEEGNVEEERRLLYVGMTRAKERLFLTYAEHRAQYGSPLRASRPSRFLEEIPPELLVVEDVRVPWAREIFRRRGFPPAGEDEREIAGISGSPFSGHFGGPREGGGPGREGGKANLADEPWQPGDRLVHALFGEGTVVQVRGRGDEIELVVAFPQPLGVRILLPRFAPIIRRKGS, from the coding sequence ATGGAGGAACTTTTACGCAACCTAAGTCCCGAGCAGCGCGAGGCGGTGAAGACGACGGAAGGGCCCGTGCTCGTCGTCGCGGGAGCCGGGAGCGGGAAGACGCGCGTCCTCACCCACCGCATTGCCTACCTCATCGCCCGCGGCGTTCCACCTTCGCGGATCCTCGCGATCACCTTTACGAACAAGGCGGCGCGGGAGATGAAGGAACGCTCCGTAGCCCTCGTAGGGGAGGCGGCCCTCGAGGTGTGGATTTCCACCTTCCACAGCCTTGCCGCCCGACTCCTCCGCATAGGCGGGGAGGCCATCGGTCTTCCGCAGAACTTTACGATTCTCGACACGGACGACGTGCGGAGCCTCTTTCGCCAGATCCTCGAGGAACTCAACCTCGACCCCAAGCGCGAGGATCCCCGCCACTTCGCGGCCACCATCTCTCGGCTCAAAAACGAAGGGACGTCGCCCGAGGACTACCTCAAGCGCTTCGATCCCACCCATCCCGCGGAGCGTCGGCTCGCCCAAATCTACCTGCGCTACGAGGAAAAGAAGGCCAAGGCCGGCTCCCTCGACTTCGACGACCTCCTCCTACGCGCCGTCGAACTCCTCGAGCACGAAGCGGGGGCGCGCCTCGCCGCGAGGTTCCGCTACATCCACGTCGACGAGTACCAGGACACGAACCCCTTGCAGTACCGGCTTTTGCGCGCTCTGACGCGCGAGCACGACAACCTCTTCGTCGTCGGGGACGCCGACCAGTCCATCTACACCTGGCGCGGTGCGGATCCCCGCATCTTCCACTCGTTTGCCGCGGACTACCCCGGGGCAAAGGTGATCACCCTCGAGCGGAACTACCGCTCGACGCAGAGGATTCTCGATGCAGCCAACGCCCTCATTCGCCACAACCCGGGGCGTCCCCCCAAGGACCTTTGGACGGAAAACGACGGAGGAGAGCCCGTGCGCGTCCTCTTCGCGGGGAACCAGGCCGAAGAGGCCGAAGCCGTCGTGAAGCGGATCGACGCCCTCACGCGCGAGGGCTACGCGTTGGGGGACATCGCGGTCCTGTATCGGACGAACGGCCAGTCCCGCACCGTCGAAGAGGCCCTCCTCTCCGCCGGCATTCCTTACCGCATCGTCGGAGGGCTTCGGTTTTACGAGCGCAAGGAGATCAAGGACATCCTCGCCTACCTCCGGCTCATCGCCAACCCGGGAGACGATCTGAGCTTTCTCCGCGTGGTCAACGAACCGCGGCGAGGTCTCGGGGAGTCGACCCTTGCCCGTCTCCGGTCCTTCGCGGAGTCCATGGGCTCTTCCCTCTTTCTTGCCGCCTGCCGTGCCGACGAGGCGGACATCCCGCGGAGCAAGGCCAAAGTGCTCATCGGGTTTTGCACGCTCCTGCGCGACCTCGGCGCGCGCGCCCGGGAACTGCCGCTCGCGCGCTTCGTGGACGAGGTCCTCGAAGCGACGGGCTACCGAGCATCTCTCCTCGCGCTTCCCGAGCCGGAACGCGCCGCCCGGCTCGAAAACGTCCAAGAGTTCCTGAACATGGCTTCTTCCTTTCAAGCCCTCCATCCCGAGGCGGACCTGGCCTCGTTCCTCTCGGAAATGGCCCTGCTCACGGACGTCGACACGTACGAAGGGGCGGAGGACCGCGTAACCCTCCTCACGCTCCACGCCGCCAAGGGTCTGGAGTTTCCCGTGGTGTTCATCATCGGCCTCGAGGAAGGGCTTCTCCCCCATCACCTTTCTCTCGAGGAGGGGAACGTAGAAGAGGAACGCCGCCTCCTCTACGTAGGGATGACGCGCGCCAAGGAGCGCCTCTTCCTCACCTACGCGGAGCACCGCGCCCAGTACGGATCTCCCTTGCGGGCGAGCCGCCCAAGTCGGTTTCTCGAAGAAATTCCTCCGGAGCTCCTCGTCGTCGAGGACGTCCGCGTTCCGTGGGCGCGGGAAATCTTTCGCCGGCGGGGCTTTCCCCCGGCCGGGGAAGACGAACGCGAGATCGCGGGAATCTCCGGTTCGCCTTTCTCCGGACACTTCGGAGGTCCTCGCGAAGGAGGAGGGCCCGGGAGGGAAGGAGGAAAGGCGAATCTTGCGGACGAACCCTGGCAACCGGGCGATCGTCTCGTTCACGCGCTCTTCGGGGAAGGGACGGTCGTCCAGGTCCGCGGGAGAGGGGACGAAATCGAACTCGTCGTCGCCTTTCCCCAACCCTTGGGAGTGCGCATCCTTCTTCCCCGCTTTGCTCCGATCATCCGCCGGAAGGGTTCCTGA